The genomic stretch AAGGATCGGCGAACGTTTCGAGGAAGCGCTCGTCTGCACCTCGCTCGGCACGCTCTACGCCCAGGAGGGACGCTGGGAGGAGTTCGAGCGGATGTACCGCCTCGGCATCGATCAACTCCGCAAGATGGGGGAGAGGGTCGAGCTCGGGAAGGCGCTCGTCCGGCATGTCCGCTACGCGATCGACCGGCCGGAAGGCGAGGAGAGCGATCTCCCGCTCGAGATCGCCGAGGCGCGAAAGATCTTCCGCGAGACCGGCGTCCCGATCTGGCTCGGAAAGGCGCGGCTCGCGGAGGCGCGGCTTCTCTCGCGCGACGGCATCTCGGGAAAATGGGAGCTCGCCCTCGAGCAAGCGGAAAGGATCTTCGCCGACGCGGGAGACGCGCGCCTGATCGATCAGGCGGACCAGCTCCGGCGCGCGCTCGAGGAGAAGGTGATCGATCATTCGCTGAGCGGGCGGAACGACCACCTCGCCGTCCAGGATCTGATTCCTTCACTTTCGGATGATTTCAGTCTCGATGATCTCTTGGAGGAGCTCGTGGCCCGGACGGAAGGCGACCGCGGGGTTCTTCTCGTGTACGAGGAGGGGGAGCAGCGCCACGTGGAGCGCGCCGCCCACGGCATGTCGACCGAGGAAGCGAAGAAGTTCGCGCGCGCGCTTCTCCCGCTCTTCCAGCGCTGCCGCCGGGGAGGGCGCCCCTTCCTTTCGACCGCAGTCCCCAAAGACCCTCGAATCCCCGGCGAGCGGATCGCGGAGGGAGGCGCCGTGCAGAGCCTCCTCGTCGTTCCGTTTCAGACGAGCGCGGAGATCTCCGGCGTCATCTGTTTGGACCGAGGGGAGCACCGCCCGCCGTACGGATCGAGGGAGCTGGACCTGGTGGTCGGCCTCGTCCGCTCGCAGAGGTTCGCGCTCTCGGTTCTCTCGACGAGACAGAAGGAGCTCGTGGAAGAGAACGTCCGGCTCCGCAAACAAGTGAGCGGCTCGACCCACTTCGATCAGATCATCACCGAGAGCCGGCGGATGGACGAGGTGCTCGACCTCGTGCGCAAGGTGGCCGGAACGAACGTCACGGTGCTCATCCGCGGCGAAACCGGAACAGGGAAGCAGCTCATCGCTCAGGCGATCCACGCGGAGAGCCCGCGCTCGGCGAAGACCTTCTTCAGCGTCAACTGCGCAACGCTCCCCGAGCAGCTCTTGGAGAGCGAGCTCTTCGGCCACGCGCACGGCTCGTTCACAGGCGCGCACGCGGACAAGCGGGGTCTTCTCGCGGAGGCGTCCGGCTCGACCGTCTTCCTCGACGAGATCGACAAGATGAACCTCCGCGTGCAGTCGAAGCTCCTGCACGTTCTCGAGGAGAAGAAGATCCGCCCGCTCGGGTCGAACGTCTTCCAAGAAGTGGACGTGCGCTTCATCTGCGCGACGAACCGGAACCTGACGCGCGAGGTGAAGGAGGGCCGCTTCCTCGAGGATCTTTACTATCGGCTGAACGTCATCAACATCGATCTCCCTCCGCTCCGCGAGCGTGTCGAGGACATCCTCCTCCTTGCCCGTTACTTCCTCCGCCTCTTCTCGGCCGAGATGGGGAAGGAGACGGTGAAGCTCGACGAGAGAGCCTCGCAAGCGCTTCTCCGGCATCCTTGGCCGGGGAACGTGCGCGAGCTTCGAAGCGAGATGAGGCGTGTCGTCGTTCTTGACGAGGAGGGCGTGGTGACCGCGAGCCGGCTTTCCCCCGCCGTCCGCGGCATGGAGACGGAGATCTCCGCGCCCATCCGGCCCTCGGCGGAAGGGTCTCTCAAGAACCGCGTCGAGCGCTACGAGAAGGATCTCCTCCGCGAGCTGCTCCGCAAGAACCACGGGAATGTCTCCCGAACCGCGCGCGAGCTCGGCATCTCCCGCTGGGGCCTCCACAAGAAGCTGGACAAGCACGGACTCCGCTAAGACGCCGCGCCGCTCCCGAAGCCGCCCCGCGAGGGCTTTTCCCGTTGCGCGGCTCGCGCCGATTCTGCTAGCTTACCGCTCAAGCGGAGATCGTGACCCCCGTTCCACGAAGCTCCGGGGAGGCGGCCGTGGCGAACGAGCGGGAAGTTCTCGATGTCGACGTGCTGTTCGTCGGGGCCGGGCCCGCGTCGCTCGCGGGGGCCATCCATCTCGCGAGGCTCGTCCGCGCGAAGAACGCGGAGAGGGAACGAGCCGGAGAACCGCCCAAGGAAATCTTCCTCGCGGTCATCGAGAAGGCGAAGGAGCCCGGCGCGCACGCGCTCTCAGGCGCCGTTCTCGACCCGCGCGCGCTCGCGGCGCTCGTCCCCGATTTCCCGGAAAAAGAGTGCCCGCTCGAGGGATCGGTCGGCGAGGACGATCTCTACTTTCTCACCGCCCGCGGCAAGATCCGCGTCCCGTTCACTCCCGCCCCTCTTCGCAACCACGGCAACCACGTGATCAGCCTCGGCGCGTTCACGAAGTGGCTCGCCGGAATCGCTGAAGAGGAAGGGGTCGAGATCTTCCCCACCTTCCCGGGCGCGGATCTTCTGTGGGATGGGGATCGCGTCGCCGGCGTGCGGACCGCCGACAAAGGGATCGACAAGGAAGGGCGCGAGAAGCCGAACTACCAGCCGGGCGCCGATTTTCGCGCGAAGGTGACCGTCCTCGGCGAGGGGACGCGGGGAAGCCTCGCGAAGAAGCTCTTCGCGAAACGCCCCGATCTCCTCGAGGGGCGGAACCCGCAGGTCTATGGGATCGGCGTGAAAGAAGTGTGGAAGGTTCCCGAGGGGCGCATCGCCCCCGGGCGCGTGATCCACACGATGGGCCATCCGCTCGCGAAGGACACCTACGGGGGCGGATGGATCTACGGGATGTCGGGCGGCTTCGTCTCGATCGGCCTCGTGGTCGGGCTCGACTATCCGGATCCTTTTCTCGATCCGCACGAGCGCTTCCAGGAATGGAAGAAGCATCCGCTTCTTCGCGGCATTCTGGAGGGGGGCTCGCTCGAAGGATACGGCGCCAAGTCGATGCCGCTCGGAGGCTACTACGCGGTGCCGAAGCTCTCCCTCGGCGGGGCTCTCCTCATCGGCGACACCGCTTCTCTTCTCAATCCTTTTCGTCTAAAAGGAATTCACCTCGCGATGGAATCGGGGATGCTCGCCGCCGAGGCGATCGCGGAGGCGATCTTCGCCGACGACTTCTCCGAGGCGCGTCTCGCTCGCTACGACTCGGCGTTCGAGGCGAGCCCGGCCCGCAGGGAGCTTTACGGAGCAAGGAATTTCCATCAGGGGTTCGAAGGGGGCCTCTGGACCGGGCTTCTCCACGCGGGCCTGCAGCTCGCGACGGGCGGGCGCGGGATCAGGGAGCGGATGCGCGCGCGCGCGGGCCACGAGCGGATGCGGACGATCGCGGGCTACTACGGGACGCCGCGGAAGGCCCCCGAACCGTCTCCGTTCGACAACGAGTACGCGTTCGACAAGCTCACCGACCTCTTCAAGTCGGGGACCGAGCATCCGGAGGACCAGCCGGCGCACCTCGTCATTCGCGAGCCGGATCTCTGCGTGAACCGCTGCGTGCGCGAGTACGGCGCTCCGTGCGAGCGCTTCTGCCCGGCGTCGGTCTACCACATGGAATGGGACGGGGAGAAGCCGAAGGGGATTCGGATCGACTTTTCGAATTGCGTGCACTGCAAGACGTGTGACATCATGGATCCGTATCAGGTCATCGATTGGACGACGCCCGAGGGGGGCGGAGGACCGCACTACGGCAGGATGTAGCCGGGACCCCCATCCCGGCGGGGAAAGGAGACGGAATGAACGGACGATGGAAAGCGGCCGCGGCGCTTC from Candidatus Eisenbacteria bacterium encodes the following:
- a CDS encoding tetratricopeptide repeat protein is translated as MTTEERRRQIEREVSALERLDSARDLPERLAKLERLGDLYFDLDQHQDACSKYHDFRMLAASNGLLSPARAAAVRIKEAWCLYERGDLAQTERHLAEIENEIGEIPADDGRLLEAERSVLAGYLDVRRGRYREALERFEGAFRVLLKSGEDGVLAKVQIGFGHVYFRTGEHARAREYYEDALASARRASDARRQIQATINLALVCKEQSDNDRALYLLDQAKELLRASGNYSYQGHVLLNLAVVHFHKGNLHLAEEAYRDSLRIYTQDGRHPCAALSMIGLARIDILRGRLREAKALLESALPSCVEQGYLREEVLVRRDLGDVERCAGNPEEARRLYREALAAAAPLGEDSEHAVQIARRLGITAIRLGEPQEAASLLRRALVLSRRIGERFEEALVCTSLGTLYAQEGRWEEFERMYRLGIDQLRKMGERVELGKALVRHVRYAIDRPEGEESDLPLEIAEARKIFRETGVPIWLGKARLAEARLLSRDGISGKWELALEQAERIFADAGDARLIDQADQLRRALEEKVIDHSLSGRNDHLAVQDLIPSLSDDFSLDDLLEELVARTEGDRGVLLVYEEGEQRHVERAAHGMSTEEAKKFARALLPLFQRCRRGGRPFLSTAVPKDPRIPGERIAEGGAVQSLLVVPFQTSAEISGVICLDRGEHRPPYGSRELDLVVGLVRSQRFALSVLSTRQKELVEENVRLRKQVSGSTHFDQIITESRRMDEVLDLVRKVAGTNVTVLIRGETGTGKQLIAQAIHAESPRSAKTFFSVNCATLPEQLLESELFGHAHGSFTGAHADKRGLLAEASGSTVFLDEIDKMNLRVQSKLLHVLEEKKIRPLGSNVFQEVDVRFICATNRNLTREVKEGRFLEDLYYRLNVINIDLPPLRERVEDILLLARYFLRLFSAEMGKETVKLDERASQALLRHPWPGNVRELRSEMRRVVVLDEEGVVTASRLSPAVRGMETEISAPIRPSAEGSLKNRVERYEKDLLRELLRKNHGNVSRTARELGISRWGLHKKLDKHGLR
- a CDS encoding electron transfer flavoprotein-ubiquinone oxidoreductase, which produces MANEREVLDVDVLFVGAGPASLAGAIHLARLVRAKNAERERAGEPPKEIFLAVIEKAKEPGAHALSGAVLDPRALAALVPDFPEKECPLEGSVGEDDLYFLTARGKIRVPFTPAPLRNHGNHVISLGAFTKWLAGIAEEEGVEIFPTFPGADLLWDGDRVAGVRTADKGIDKEGREKPNYQPGADFRAKVTVLGEGTRGSLAKKLFAKRPDLLEGRNPQVYGIGVKEVWKVPEGRIAPGRVIHTMGHPLAKDTYGGGWIYGMSGGFVSIGLVVGLDYPDPFLDPHERFQEWKKHPLLRGILEGGSLEGYGAKSMPLGGYYAVPKLSLGGALLIGDTASLLNPFRLKGIHLAMESGMLAAEAIAEAIFADDFSEARLARYDSAFEASPARRELYGARNFHQGFEGGLWTGLLHAGLQLATGGRGIRERMRARAGHERMRTIAGYYGTPRKAPEPSPFDNEYAFDKLTDLFKSGTEHPEDQPAHLVIREPDLCVNRCVREYGAPCERFCPASVYHMEWDGEKPKGIRIDFSNCVHCKTCDIMDPYQVIDWTTPEGGGGPHYGRM